In Harmonia axyridis chromosome X, icHarAxyr1.1, whole genome shotgun sequence, a single window of DNA contains:
- the LOC123686373 gene encoding solute carrier family 41 member 1-like isoform X2, translating to MVLENLRRRRRVKSSKETDSPDTMLEENPTLEDDNPDEEEYEETSDTCQLLNGGELEIEVPDVKESLWATSVQMFIPFILAGFGMVAASLLLDKVQHWPVYQEVSEVYILVPALLGLKGNLEMTLASRLSTHANIGHFDNPKMKLNLIVGNLSLILCQATVVGFLASIAAVLLAWMPNGGINIEHVLLLCASSVVTALGASFILGLVMIGVILCSKSFNINPDNVATPIAASLGDLTTLACLSSLASFYLKTLEKNIWLCVVSIVIALLLIPIWAWMASREKYSQQVLCTGWTPVVSAMIISSVGGLILDYTVAKYKGVAVFQLVINGVGGNLVAVQASRISTELHMKARLGHLPSNMTICLKPSAAFCDTKETSHASTAQMLLLMVIPGHLIFSYTISYLQAGHTSFTFIFLLVYLTAAMIQVVLLLYIAQVMILGMWKVNIDPDNSAIPYLTALGDLLGTLLLSMAFEFLFLIGDHDSDVGD from the exons ATGGTCCTGGAGAATCTGAGAAGAAGGAGAAGAGTTAAGAGTTCAAAAGAAACAGATTCACCTGATACTATGCTCGAAGAAAATCCCACATTGGAAGATGATAATCCT GATGAGGAAGAGTATGAAGAAACATCGGACACTTGTCAGCTACTCAACGGAGGAGAGTTAGAAATTGAAGTACCAGATGTAAAAGAATCATTATGGGCTACTTCCGTACAGATGTTCATACCTTTCATCCTTGCTGGATTTGGTATGGTAGCTGCAAGTTTATTACTTGATAAAGTGCAACATTGGCCAGTATATCAAGAAGTGTCTGAAGTTTATATACTAGTGCCAGCACTTTTAGGTTTAAAAGGTAATCTGGAAATGACTTTGGCATCACGACTGTCTACCCACGCAAATATTGGACATTTTGATAAtccaaagatgaaattaaatCTGATTGTTGGAAATCTATCATTAATCCTCTGTCAAGCTACAGTTGTGGGCTTTTTAGCATCAATTGCAGCAGTGTTACTTGCATGGATGCCAAATGGAGGTATTAATATTGAACATGTACTTTTACTTTGTGCATCCAGTGTAGTAACAGCACTTGGTGCTAGTTTTATACTAGGTTTAGTCATGATAGGGGTAATATTATGTTCAAAAAGTTTCAATATAAATCCTGATAATGTTGCCACTCCTATTGCTGCTAGTTTGGGGGACCTAACAACTTTGGCATGTTTGTCATCATTGGCGTCTTTCTACCTTAAAACTCTAGAAAAGAATATTTGGTTATGTGTAGTATCTATAGTTATTGCCTTGTTATTAATACCAATATGGGCATGGATGGCAAGTAGAGAAAAGTATTCCCAACAAGTTCTTTGCACTGGGTGGACACCAGTTGTGAGTGCCATGATTATAAGTAGTGTTGGTGGTTTAATTTTGGACTATACCGTTGCTAAATACAAGGGAGTTGCTGTATTTCAGCTGGTTATAAATGGTGTTGGAGGTAATTTGGTTGCTGTCCAAGCCAGTAGGATTTCTACAGAACTTCATATGAAAGCAAGGCTGGGCCATCTTCCAAGTaatatgacaatttgtttgaaaCCAAGTGCTGCATTTTGTGATACTAAGGAAACTTCACATGCTAGTACAGCTCAGATGCTTTTATTGATGGTTATACCTGGACATCTAATATTCTCTTATACTATAAGTTATCTGCAAGCAGGACATACATCTTTCACTTTCATTTTCTTATTAGTTTACTTGACAGCGGCTATGATACAGGTTGTTCTGTTACTTTATATAGCTCAAGTAATGATTTTAGGTATGTGGAAAGTGAATATTGATCCTGATAACTCAGCTATTCCTTATTTGACAGCCTTAGGAGATCTCTTGGGAACTCTACTTTTAAGTATGGCATTTGAATTCTTGTTTTTAATAGGGGACCATGATAGTGATGTTGGTGATTGA
- the LOC123686374 gene encoding EH domain-containing protein 1, producing the protein MFSWLKRDSTKSERYGNVVEGLKNIYSTKLLPLEQCYNFHDFHSPQLEDSDFDAKPMILLVGQYSTGKTTFIKYLLERDFPGIRIGPEPTTDRFIAVMYDEKEGMIPGNALVVDPKRQFRPLSKFGNAFLNRLQCSLVDSPVLQNISIIDTPGILSGEKQRVDRGYDFTGVLEWFAERVDRIILLFDAHKLDISDEFRRSIEALRGHDDKIRIVLNKADMIDHQQLMRVYGALMWSLGKVLQTPEVARVYIGSFWDQPLRYDVNRRLFEDEEQDLFKDLQSLPRNAALRKLNDLIKRARLAKVHAYIISELRKEMPSVFGKDSKKKDLIKNLGTIYDRIQKEHLISPGDFPELKKMQEVLYNMDFTKFQPMKPKLLEIVDRMLADDISTLMAQIPLEETNNVETQGPVKGGAFNSVEDTASPFGYKRGEGIDAGAGELDWIVGRKRHEYDEIFQRLSSGDGKVTGMAAKAEMVKSKLPNTVLSKIWKLADIDKDGMLDEDEFALAMHLIEVKVEGNDLPLKLPDHLIPPSKRTNTSA; encoded by the exons ATGTTCAGTTGGCTTAAAAGAGACAGTACTAAGAGCGAACGTTATGGCAATGTAGTGGAAGGCCTTAAAAACATATACTCAACCAAACTATTGCCTCTAGAACAATGCTACAATTTCCACGATTTCCATTCTCCTCAATTGGAGGATTCCGATTTCGATGCAAAGCCAATGATACTTTTAGTTGGTCAGTATTCTACTGGTAAAACGACTTTCATCAAATATCTGTTGGAGAGAGATTTCCCAGGGATAAGAATAGGACCAGAACCAACAACAGATAGATTTATAGCTGTCATGTACGATGAGAAAGAGGGTATGATACCTGGAAATGCTCTTGTCGTAGACCCAAAACGACAATTCAGACCATTATCTAAATTTGGGAATGCATTTTTAAATCGTCTACAATGTTCTTTAGTTGACTCTCCAGTCTTACAGAATATATCCATTATTGATACTCCTGGAATATTATCTGGGGAAAAACAGAGAGTTGACAGAGGATATGATTTCACTGGAGTTTTAGAATGGTTTGCCGAAAGAGTAGATAGGATAATTTTACTCTTTGATGCACATAAATTGGACATTTCAGATGAATTTCGTAGGTCCATTGAAGCTTTGCGTGGTCATGATGATAAAATTCGAATTGTTTTGAACAAAGCAGATATGATTGACCATCAACAATTGATGAGGGTTTATGGTGCTCTTATGTGGTCTCTAGGAAAAGTTTTACAAACCCCTGAAGTTGCCAGAGTTTATATTGGATCATTTTGGGACCAACCTCTGAGGTATGATGTGAATAGAAGATTATTTGAAGATGAAGAACAAGATTTATTTAAGGATCTGCAATCTCTACCCCGTAATGCGGCTCTAAGAAAATTGAATGACTTGATTAAAAGAGCAAGGTTAGCCAAAGTGCATGCTTACATCATCTCCGAATTAAGAAAAGAAATGCCGTCTGTATTTGGAAaagattcaaagaaaaaagatttgATCAAGAACTTAGGTACTATATATGATAGAATTCAAAAAGAACATTTAATATCTCCTGGTGattttcctgaattgaagaaaatgcaGGAAGTGTTATACAACATGGATTTCACTAAATTTCAACCAATGAAACCTAAACTTCTAGAGATTGTTGATCGTATGTTGGCTGATGATATTTCTACATTGATGGCACAAATTCCGTTGGAAGAAACTAATAATGTTGAGACGCAAGGTCCAGTTAAGGGAGGAGCTTTCAACAGTGTTGAAGATACTGCATCGCCTTTCGGCTACAAGAGAGGAGAAGGTATTGATGCTGGTGCTGGGGAATTGGATTGGATTGTTGGAAGGAAAAGACATGAATACGATGAAATCTTCCAGAGGTTGTCCTCTGGTGATGGCAAAGTAACCGGCATGG CTGCCAAAGCGGAAATGGTCAAGTCCAAGCTACCCAACACAGTTCTCAGTAAGATATGGAAACTTGCCGATATAGATAAGGATGGTATGTTAGATGAAGACGAGTTCGCTTTAGCAATGCATTTGATTGAGGTAAAAGTTGAAGGAAACGACCTACCCTTGAAGTTGCCTGATCACCTAATTCCACCATCTAAACGTACAAATACATCTGCATAA
- the LOC123686373 gene encoding solute carrier family 41 member 1-like isoform X1 produces MVLENLRRRRRVKSSKETDSPDTMLEENPTLEDDNPVDEEEYEETSDTCQLLNGGELEIEVPDVKESLWATSVQMFIPFILAGFGMVAASLLLDKVQHWPVYQEVSEVYILVPALLGLKGNLEMTLASRLSTHANIGHFDNPKMKLNLIVGNLSLILCQATVVGFLASIAAVLLAWMPNGGINIEHVLLLCASSVVTALGASFILGLVMIGVILCSKSFNINPDNVATPIAASLGDLTTLACLSSLASFYLKTLEKNIWLCVVSIVIALLLIPIWAWMASREKYSQQVLCTGWTPVVSAMIISSVGGLILDYTVAKYKGVAVFQLVINGVGGNLVAVQASRISTELHMKARLGHLPSNMTICLKPSAAFCDTKETSHASTAQMLLLMVIPGHLIFSYTISYLQAGHTSFTFIFLLVYLTAAMIQVVLLLYIAQVMILGMWKVNIDPDNSAIPYLTALGDLLGTLLLSMAFEFLFLIGDHDSDVGD; encoded by the exons ATGGTCCTGGAGAATCTGAGAAGAAGGAGAAGAGTTAAGAGTTCAAAAGAAACAGATTCACCTGATACTATGCTCGAAGAAAATCCCACATTGGAAGATGATAATCCTGTT GATGAGGAAGAGTATGAAGAAACATCGGACACTTGTCAGCTACTCAACGGAGGAGAGTTAGAAATTGAAGTACCAGATGTAAAAGAATCATTATGGGCTACTTCCGTACAGATGTTCATACCTTTCATCCTTGCTGGATTTGGTATGGTAGCTGCAAGTTTATTACTTGATAAAGTGCAACATTGGCCAGTATATCAAGAAGTGTCTGAAGTTTATATACTAGTGCCAGCACTTTTAGGTTTAAAAGGTAATCTGGAAATGACTTTGGCATCACGACTGTCTACCCACGCAAATATTGGACATTTTGATAAtccaaagatgaaattaaatCTGATTGTTGGAAATCTATCATTAATCCTCTGTCAAGCTACAGTTGTGGGCTTTTTAGCATCAATTGCAGCAGTGTTACTTGCATGGATGCCAAATGGAGGTATTAATATTGAACATGTACTTTTACTTTGTGCATCCAGTGTAGTAACAGCACTTGGTGCTAGTTTTATACTAGGTTTAGTCATGATAGGGGTAATATTATGTTCAAAAAGTTTCAATATAAATCCTGATAATGTTGCCACTCCTATTGCTGCTAGTTTGGGGGACCTAACAACTTTGGCATGTTTGTCATCATTGGCGTCTTTCTACCTTAAAACTCTAGAAAAGAATATTTGGTTATGTGTAGTATCTATAGTTATTGCCTTGTTATTAATACCAATATGGGCATGGATGGCAAGTAGAGAAAAGTATTCCCAACAAGTTCTTTGCACTGGGTGGACACCAGTTGTGAGTGCCATGATTATAAGTAGTGTTGGTGGTTTAATTTTGGACTATACCGTTGCTAAATACAAGGGAGTTGCTGTATTTCAGCTGGTTATAAATGGTGTTGGAGGTAATTTGGTTGCTGTCCAAGCCAGTAGGATTTCTACAGAACTTCATATGAAAGCAAGGCTGGGCCATCTTCCAAGTaatatgacaatttgtttgaaaCCAAGTGCTGCATTTTGTGATACTAAGGAAACTTCACATGCTAGTACAGCTCAGATGCTTTTATTGATGGTTATACCTGGACATCTAATATTCTCTTATACTATAAGTTATCTGCAAGCAGGACATACATCTTTCACTTTCATTTTCTTATTAGTTTACTTGACAGCGGCTATGATACAGGTTGTTCTGTTACTTTATATAGCTCAAGTAATGATTTTAGGTATGTGGAAAGTGAATATTGATCCTGATAACTCAGCTATTCCTTATTTGACAGCCTTAGGAGATCTCTTGGGAACTCTACTTTTAAGTATGGCATTTGAATTCTTGTTTTTAATAGGGGACCATGATAGTGATGTTGGTGATTGA